CCTGATGCTGGGACGCCGGATGCGCCGAGCACGCCTGATGCCGGCACTCCGGATGCGCCGAGCACGCCTGATGCCGGCACTCCGGATGCGCCGAGCACGCCTGATGCCGGCACTCCGGATGCGCCGAGCACGCCTGACGCTGGAACGCCGGATGCGCCGAGCACGCCTGACGCTGGAACGCCGGATGCGCCGAGCACGCCTGACGCTGGAACGCCGGATGCGCCGAGCACGCCTGACGCTGGAACGCCGGATGCGCCGAGCACCCCTGACGCTGGAACGCCGGATGCGCCGAGCACCCCTGACGCTGGAACGCCGGATGCGCCGAGCACCCCTGATGCCGGCACTCCGGATGCGCCGAGCACGCCTGATGCCGGTGCGCCGAGTTCGCCGGATGCGCCGAGCACCCCTGATGCGGGGACGCCGGATGCGCCCAGCACTCCGGATGCGCCCAGCACTCCCGACGCCGGCACGCCCGATGTTGCGACACCCGATGCCGGTTCCGCCGATGGGGCGACTCCCGAGGCGCACTCAGACGGTGCACCCCAGGGCGCTGGCACGCCGGCTGCCACCACGTCGACCTCGAACGCTGATGCTCCCGACGCACCTGAGTCTGCGGCATCCGATGCCGATGGCACCGACGTCGACGGCACCAACCTCGACCCGGCCGCCGACGCGGACGGCGAATCCTCCTCCGACGGAGTCGACCTCGGCGACCTCTCACCCGAGGCCGCAACCGCGATGGCGGGCACCGGTGCCGCTGCTGCGGCGGCAGTGCTGATGCGCCCGACCCTTCCCGGATCGCAGGCGGCCGGCTCGTCGACCTCCTCCGGCAGCACGACGCAGTCCGCTGCTTCCGATGGGTCGGCGCCGAACGGATCGACGCCCGATGGTGCGAGCCCCGATGGATCGCCGACCGGTGACGGCTCGACCCCCGATGGCACGACGCCTGACGGTGGGGCCGGCTCGGGTGCCGACGGCGGAACGCCTGATGCCGACGCGACCCCGCAGCAGAGCACCCGGACCGAAGCGGAGATCCGTCAGGCGCTCGCAGAGATCAACCCGAACTTCGACCCGCACAACCCGGCGAACGGGTACGCGACGAACTGCGGCAACACCTCGGCGATCCTGAACGACTTCCTCAACGGCGACTCGACGTCGGAGGCGCCCACCGGCACGCTCGACGTGCCCGAGATGGAGGCGCGGACGGGCCTGCCGCAGACGCCGATGACCCCGCAGCAGATCGCCGACTCGCTCACCGCGATGGGCGCCGGTTCGCACTGCGTGGTCGGCATCGACCGGTCCACCGGCGACGGCCACTGGTTCAACGCCTACTACGACGGCACCCAGGTGTGGTCGCTCGATGCGCAGACCGGCGACATGTCGCCGTGGCCACCGAACGAGCCGAACGCCACCAACTGGGATGCCTCGATCACCCCCGAGAACGTCGCTCCCGAGGCGCCCGCTGCACCGACGACGACGAGTCCGACGACGGCACCTGCGGGTTCCGACGGATCGACGCCCGATGGTGACGGGTCAGCACGTTCCGTCTACCAGGGACAGGCGACCGTCGAACCGGACCACGCCTCCGACGGCTCGCAGGGCGCCGGAACGACGTTCAACGGCTACAAGATTCCCGAGCTGACGCCCGAGATTCGGCAGCAACTCGCCGATTTCGCGGCGACGACCGGATCATCGATCGTTCGCAACCCGGACGGGTCGTACTCGCTGCGCGAACCGATCACGGTCAACAGCTTCGAGATGACCAACGCCAACCACGACTGGGCGGAGTTCCAGCGGCAGGTCGGCCTGCAGCAGCAAGGACTCAACAACCTGACGATCGCCGAATGGCGACACAACGTCAACTTCTATGACAGCAACAAGCGTGTCGCTCCCAATGAGCAGAAGGCCGAAGGCAAGCTGCTGAAGGCGAACGGCGTGACCATGACGAGCCAGGCGGTGCTGCACGGCCCCGACCAGGTCGCGGGCGGTCGTCCGGATCGCTTCGACGCGAATGGCTCCCTCGGGATCAACAGTTCGATGGGTCGGCAGTGGCAGGATCGCATCGTCGAGCTGACCGATGGGGTGCGTGACGCCGCGGCATCGGTCCCCAAGGAGCTGCGACCCCACGTACGCCTGACGGTACAGCTGGGCGCCACCGATTCCGTCAGTGGCAGCCCGGCGGCGACTCAGGCCACGCTCAACGCCGCTCGGCCGGTCACCGCACCGGGCACGGGCACGGCAACGCCTGCCACCCCGGCATCGGCACCCGCCACCTCGGCATCGGCCACTCCGGCATCACCGACGACGCGGGCCGGAGCCGGCACGGGCGTGACACCGACACCTGGCGACGGCACGGCCGACGCTTCGGCGCCGGACGCTGCAACGCCGGCCTCACCTGCAGCCGACACCCCAGCGCATCCCGGTGATTCGAGTGCCGAGTCCGAGTCGTCGACGACGGATCCCGCGGATGCGGGCGTCTCGCCCTCGCAGGAATCCTCGGAATCGGCCGATGCGGAACCGGCTACCGAACCGGCGGAGGTGCCCGCCTCCGACGACGCCGCAGGGGCCGATGCGGCACAGTCCGATGCTGCAGCGCTCGACGCCGCCGAGCCCGACGCTGTTGACCTTGAAGCCCCTGAAACAGCTGAAGTCGCTGAGCCTGAAGCTGCTGAGCCTGAAGCTGCTGAGCCTGAAGCTGCTGAGCCTGATGCCGCTGAAGTCGCTGAGCCTGAGGCTGCTGAGCCTGAAGCTGCTGAGCCTGATGCCGCTGAAGTCGCTGAGCCTGAAGCTGCTGAGCCTGAAGCTGCTGAGCCTGAAGCTGCTGAGCCTGAAGCCGCTGAAGCCGCTGAAGCTGCTGAGCCGCAGGCCTCTGACGCCGAACCCGCCAGCGGGGACGCCGCTGCCGATGCGACGTCGAGCGCCGACGACGCGTCGACGCCGGATCAGCCTTCCGTGCCCGAGACCATGTTCCACCCGCTTCTCGACGCGCACTTCGATCGCCTGGATGCGCCAGATGCACCGGAGCTCTCGGTCCGCCTCGTCAACGAGATGGGACTCTGGGCGGACCCCGGGCGATTCGGCAACAACTGCCACTACGTGGTCAACGCGCTCGAGCTGCGCGCTCGCGGCTACGACGTGATCGCCAGCCCGACCGTGCGGAGCGTCGTGCTCAATCCGCAAACCGGTGCGTACGACAACGCCTTCGAGTTTCGTTACCCAGCCGCGATCACTGCCGACTGGGTGCAGGTCGACGGCACCCGCCGCGACTTCGACAATCTCAGCGACTTCGAGGGCGACACCGCCGCTCAGGCGTTGGACGCCCTGACCAGCTCGTGGCCCGAAGGTGGCCGCGGATTCATCGCGGGCTACTGGCGCGATGGTGGCGGGCACATCTTCTCGGTCACGAGGGACGCCGACGGGGTCAGGCTTTCCGATGGACAGGTGAATGACGCCGACGTCTCCGAGTATCTCGGCGACATGTTCTTCGACGAGCGGTCGTCGGCGCCGTGGAAGGACATCACGGTGATCAGGGTCGACGACCTCGTTCCGACACCCGAAGTGCTGACGACGTCGACGCCGCGCCGCCAAGAGGAGTACCAGCTGCTCGTGGACTGGGGCAACAACCCCGCCATGCCGGATCGCCCTCAAGTGATGATCGATCGCGAGCGCGCGGCGAACACCCGCTGGCAGGCTCGCAACGATGAGCTGATCGCCGAACGCGTCATGATCCGCGACGATCCCGACGCCGACATGGCCGACCGCCAGCGAGCGGCCGACGAGATCTGGACCCTCCAGGACCAGAACCAGCGACTGGCCGAGGGGGCGAACCGGTTCGAGCTCGAAGTGAATCCACCGGCACCGGCGCCGCCCCAGACCCACCCTGAGCCTCCGGCAACGGGCTCAGGCGAGAATTGAGAGAGACTGGGAAGATGGTGACGATCCAGGAAGCGCGAACCCTGCTCGAGCAGTTCTTCGCCGAGCATCCCCCCGCGGTGTCGGGTGAGCTCTACATCGCGCCCGAATGGTACGAGGATGCCGCCGACTACCTGCCGGTCTGGGGAGCACGTGAGTTTCTCGTCGAGGGGCGAGAAGCGTTCGCCCGCTGGGACAACCGGGTGATCTTCATCAACAAGGAGACCGGTGAGGTGCACGAGGGGCTGCGCAATCTTCATGCCAAGAAGGTCAGGGCGATGACTCCGGTGGCAGCTCCGGCAGACTGAAGGTCGAGCTTCGCGCCGGGTAGAGTTCTCGAACGACCCGATCATCGGCACGGCACCAGGGGAGAAGATGACCGTCTCGGACAATCAAGGACTTGATCGCTTTCTGGCGTCTGTGCAGCAGTTGACTCCAGCTGACTTCATCGAGGTCAGTGACGGGGCGCGCACGACGGGTACCGCGGTTCGAACCGCGGCGCGGAACGCGGCCAAACTGTCAGCGGCAGACCGCAGCGCGCTCGACAAGCGCGTTCGCGATGCATTCGTTCCGATGCACGAGCAACTCCAAGCCGATCCGAGCGCAGATCTCCACGACGCGATCATGGACACGATGACCGCGGCGCTCGGTGTCGTGCAACGGACGAAGCTCTCCGAAGAGCAGTACGAGGCGCTCGTCCGCCCGTTCCTGGCCGTGGGCGCCGACGTGCCGGCCTGGGCGTCCGACCCCTCGTGAGGTAGGGCGTGCTCGAAGCAGCGACTGTGACCTTCGTCGAACAGGCGACCGTTCTGCCGCCGGAATCGCTGACCGAGGCGTTCGGCCGTCTGGTCGCACTGCGACGTCACGGCGGCAAGGAGGCGAGCCGTGCCGCGGTGCCGTCGGCGGCTGAGAACTCCGAGCTCGACAACAAGATCCGCAGCGCGCTGCTTCCGCGCGCTGCAGAGCTGAACGCCGTCGACGCCGGGCTGCACTCCGGTGCCCGGGCGGCGATCTCGACGACTGCTCGCGCGATCCTCAAGCGCGGCAAGCTCACACCCGAGCAGTACCAGGTGCTGGTGGAGCCGTTCGTCGACCGCGGGGTGGAGATTCCGCCCCATCCGAGCCAGGACGCCGGAAACTGAGCGGGCCCGCCGGTGTCGAGGTACCTTCCGCATCCCGGGCACGCCCGATCGCTCGTCTGATGCATCGATGGTGACGATTCATGAGGCGCGATCGTTGCTGGAGCGCCACTTCATCGAGCGTCCGCCTGCTCTCTCGGGAGACCTGTACATCTCACCCGAATGGTACGAGGACGAGCAGGACTACTTGCCGGTGTGGGGGTCTCGGCAGTTCCTCGTCGATGGGGTTGAGGCGTTCGCCCGCTGGGACAACCTCGTGATCTTCATCGACAAGCGAACCGGCGAAATCCGTGAGGAGTTCTGTACGCCGAACTTCGCGAAGATCCGGGAGATGAAACCGGTTACTGCTCCGGCGTGATCCTCACTTCGACAGGTCACTCGCCGACGTGGCCGTCGCCGGAGCGCCGGATAGAGTTTCGAGTGATGAGTCGAGGCGAGCGGGTCGATGTTCGGGGGTGGGCCACCTTCCGCGGGGAACGAGTGACCGTAGCGGGTCCGCCTGACGCAGGCTCGCTCAGCGTGGTCGCAGTGCCGGAACTCCTGGAGGGTTTCGATCCGAAGCCGAATGACTCGACGTACGGGTACTGGCGCGAGCCGTGGGCGGTAGCGGAGGTGCCGGTCGAGGCGCTCTCGCATCTCGTGCTCACCGACACTCGATCTCGGGCGGCGTCGGCGGTGGCGGCGGATGAGGTCGGTCTGTTCGGGGTCATCGGGCCGGCTGCGGTTCGGCTCGGAGACACGGTCGGCTTCGTCGTCGATGGGGAACCGCGTCTGCGGGTGGAGTGCGATGAGGTCGAGCCTCCGGTCGGGTTCGCGTGGACGCGCACGGCGAGCGGGTGGCGCGCCGACGTACCGCGCTCGGCGATCGCGGCCGTCGAGCGCAGATACATCTTCGCGTCGTGGCGCGGGGCGAAGGTCCGGGTCGTCCGAGTCGACGGCGACACGGCGATCGTGTACTCGGAACGGATCGTGTACACGGACGCATCCGCGCCGTTCGAGGCTGCCGAGATGGATGCGACGGACGACGTGCGAGCAGGCTGGTCGGCGACAGTATCGCTGGGTGATCTCGAACCGGCCTGGGCGACTCGTTCGACGTCGCCGCTCGTCCCGGCGCACTTCCCGCTGGCGGTCGGCCGTGTCGGCGAGCGCCCGGAGCAGGTGGGGCTGCTCGAGGCCGACGGTGGGCTCCACAGCGATCTGGCGGCGGTGGTGCGGTTGCCGGACGACCTCCCCGATCCGCTCATGTCGCTGTATGGCCTGCATTTCGGGTCGAGACCGCAGTGGGAATGGCGGCGATACGTATTGCCCGTCGAGATCGAGGCGCCCGAGCTGGTCACGTCCGAGGTGTGCGTCGACGGCGTCTGGCAGCCGGTGAATCGCATCGACGCCGATTCGTGGAGGGTGTTCGGCCCGGAAGACGAGATCGGATTGGATGCGATCGAGGCGTACCGATACACCACGTCGACGGTCGATCTGGAGGCCGCACCCGGGGTGCGGATCCGGAACGCCTCCCTCGAAGCACGCGAGTTGTGATGCCTCTCGTGCAGGACTCAAGGAGAACATGATGCTGGATGCCGCGACGACATGGTTCATCGAGCAGGTTGCTGCCCTGCCCGCGGAGGAGCTCGCGGTGATCTTCGACGAATCGTTGGACCTTTGGGTGCCCGCCGGTCGTGCGGCGAGCGGGGCCATCAAGATCTCGGCCGCCAAGAACTCCGAGCTCGATCACGATGTGCGGGCGGTACTGCGCCCGCGCGCTGCGGAGCTCGATGCGCACGCTACCGGCCTGCATTCCGATGCGAAGGGTGCGACCGTGATCGCAGCCCGAGCCATTCAGACCCGCGCGACGCTCGCCGTCGAGCACTACGACGTGCTGGTCGCCCCGTTCATCTCTGCCGGTGTCGAGGTACCCCCGCACCCCGTGCACTCCTGATCCGCCCGGTTCGCCGCGAGCGGCGCATGTGCGACAGGATGGGGAGCGCTCCCCATCGCCCGGCGGCTCGATCTGTGGTGTCGTGGAAGCCTTCGCCGCGTGGAGCACGTCGCGTGAAGCCTGCTGAGGAAGGACCGGAATGACCACGTTCAACACGTTCACCCAGGTGGCGCCGATCGGCGAGGAGACCATTTCCCGGTTCGCCGGACAGGTCCCCGCCGAAGTCGTCGACCTGTGGCGTCGTCAGGGTGCCGGATTCGTCGGCGCCGACGGGTTCTTCCGCGTCGTCGATCCAGACCGCGCTGCGCAGATGCTCGGGAGCGTCTTCGCCATGCCCGACGGTTCGACCGTGTTGTTCACGACGGCGCTCGGCGACGTCGTCTTCCACGCCGGCGGCGCCTACTTCGTCGTGAAGTTCCGGTTCGGCGCGATCGACGTGGCGCAGGGCCTCTCCTTCGACGGGCTCGTCGCACTCATCGAAGACGAGCGTCACCGCGACGTCGTCTGGCAGTGGCAGCCGTATCCGGCCGCGCGCGACCGTGACGGCGTTCCCGCGTTCGAGCAGTGCTTCGGGTTCGTGCCGCTGCTCGCCCTGGGCGGCCCGAACGACGCGGCCAACCTGCAGCTCGGCGGCCTCTACGAGCACCTCGCCCTCATCACGCAGCTCGCCGGTCAGCCGCGGGTGCGCGGTGGCCTCCCGATTCCGGCGAACGGCGGGCCGGATGCGGACGCGGATGCCGCGACCGACCGGGATCGCCTCGTCGAGGTCGCCCGCGGCCTGTTCGCCAAGCTCACCGAGGCGCCGAACCTGAACTTCATCGACCTGCCCGACGGACTCGGCATCTGCGCCGTGCACGCCGTGCGCGGTGGCGGCAAGATCTACGTCGCACCCGATGAATCGGTGCTGTTCGTCGCGTCGTCGATGGACTACGACGCCGGGCTCGCCGCATTCCGGTCGGGTGAGCGCACGCCGCACGTCATGTTCGAGCGCCGCGACGGTGGGGCGACCTCGTGACCTCGGCCCTCGAACAGCGCTGCGAGCGGCTGCGGCTGCCCGTGACCGAGCTCGTCGCCGTGAGCATCTCCGCGACGCTCCGCCCGCAAGATCTGCCCGAGCTGCGTGCGGCCATCGCCGACGTGCGGGCGATCCTCAGCGAAGACGTCTCCGACATCCCGCCGGGCGCATTCCTCGACTGGCTGCCGACTGCGTTGCGCAACCTCCAGCGCATGGACGAAGCCGTCAGCGGCGGCGACGCCGCGGCGTCGTACGCCATCCTGACCGACAAGGCCGATGGATTCATCCGTCTCACCGACGGGTGCGCCGGCTTCCCGGGGTGGTCGGCCACCTGAGCCGGGGGCTGCCGAGCCGTCAGCCGCGCAGGAACGGGTCGAGGAATCCGTTCACGATCGTCTGGCTGGCGCGAGCGCCGTAGTTGTCGACCGTGACCTGGCTGATCGCCGCATAGGCGTTCTCGCGCAGCACGACGGGCGGCAGCGGCTGCCAGCCGTTGCCCGATCTGGCGACGACGGTCACGTAGGCCACCGAGTCCTTCGGCGCGAGCCAGATGCCGAAGGTGACGTTTCCGCTCCTGGCCGCCGGCACCGGAAGGTACACGCGGGGGTCGCCGGTGCGGAATCGCTCGAGCAGGGCGGCGGCGTCCTGCGGGGCGACGTGTGCGTACGCGTTCACGCTCTGCTTCACCCGGGAACCGGTCTCGACCCGCTCCCAGCGGTACGACCATGCCGTCAGCCAGACGATGCCCCCGATGAGCGCCGCCGCGCTGAGCAGCACGAGACCGGGGGCGACGAGTGCCCGCAGGCCGGAGCGACGACCCTGGTAGTCGGCCGACATCTCGACGATCGCGTCGTAGAGCGTCAGCGTCACGACGAGCCCGATGAGCCCGGCGAGGATGAAGGCGCCCGCGGTGATCATGAGACCGCGTGAGCGCACCCGACGCACTTCTTGGGGGATGGTCGTCAGCGGTCGTTCAAGCTGTTCCACGGGTGTCCTTCCGTTCGGCGACCGGCCATTTGCGATCGACCATGGGGCCCTTCCACTCGAAGTACCCGAAGACCGACGTGTGGGTGCCGGTCGGCACGCCTCGACGCGAGGCTTCGTCGACGAGCACCCGGGCCGCCTGGTGCGCGGTCGAGTCCTCGATCACGGCGTCGAGCATGAGTGGGATGAGTCCGCGTCGCGCGCCGTCGAACTCATCGAAGAGGGTGACGCGTTCGGCACCGCGATCGCCGCCGAACGCGCGCTTCAGTGCCGCTCCGTCGCGCACGCAGATCTCGCAGAGCAGTGTGCCGTTGCCGGCCTTCAGCGCGGCAGTGGCGAGTGGGCCCGACACGGGGAGTCGCTGCATCCGTGCCGAGCGCGTGCGGTCGACGAGCACACCCACGAAAACCATGTCGTGCCAGGCGATGAGCGGGGCGCCCGCGAGGCGCACACCTTCGTCGGTCACGGTGAGGGCGATGTCGGTGCCCGTCACGAGGAGCATGAGGGCGCGTCGCCGCCGCAATGCCATCACCGTCGAGATGAGGCAGGCGGCGACACCGAGAACGGCGATGATGATCGTGAACCAACGCATGCCCGAGGCGATGGCGAAGACGAGCCCGGCGGTGACGAGGCATCCGAGCGCGACGCTGACGAGGATGATGCCAGAATTCCAGCGGCCGACCGTGTCGACCTTGGCGCGGTCGACGGATGCCTCGAAGATCGGCTCGGCCATCGGTGCCCTTTCGCGTTCTGATCGGGCCGGCGGGCGGCTCCGAGCGTGGACAGCCTATCGCCCGGACATCGTCGCGCCCGGTTCGCGTACGCTCGACGGCATGGACCCGCGCAGCAGCGAACCAGGCGCCGCCTCCCAAGCTTCTCGCCTGGCACAGATCCCGGAAGGCGCATGACCGTGGCAACGTCGTATCCCGAGTTCATCCCCGGGGCGGGCGCCAGTCTCGCCACGAAGAACGTACTGTCCGGCGCCGGCCGAGTGCGGTGGATGGTGCGGAAGCCATCGCGCCAGCCGGCCGACAACGGATGGCGGATCATGAGCGACGTCGATTCGAGCGAGTACCTGTCGGACTCCGGCAATTGGGTGATCACCGACTTCAACGAACTCTGTGCGATCGAACCGGCGTTGCTCGGAATCTACGACTTCCCGGTGGGCTCAGACTTCCAACTGGTCGACGACGGAAGCGGCATCCAGATCTTCGACACCGCCTCGGGTCGCGAGATCCCACGGAGCGCGTTCTACGTACCCCCAGCGCCGGAGCCGGCGGAATGGCGGCCCGAGGTCGTCGACCCGGAGGCGCTCTCGTCCGACCAGCGCGAACTCGCCGCGACGGCAGCCGCACTCTTCGAGCAGCTCGCTCGCGACGCGGGTCAGGCCGATTCCGGTCGGCTCAACGTGGTGCTCCTGCCCGATGACTTGGGCGTCGCCGTCGTCCGCGCCGTTCGAGGCGGTGGCGTGATCTTCGTCGCCCGCGACTCGAGCGTGCTGTACGTGACCTCGGCGATCGATCTTCAGGTCGGCCTCGACCTCTTCCGCGACGGGCAGCGCACACCGCTGTCGAGCTTCGAGTAGCAGAACGGATTCTGACGAGATGGGTGAGATGGGCGAGAACGAATCACTGGTGTCGACCGTCGTTCAGGTCGAGGATGCGACGCTGACGCTGTCGGCGCCGCCCGAGCTGCAGAGCGCCGTCGACGGCGTGATCGCCGCCTTCCGGGAATGCGGATCCGAGCCGGCCGACGGCGTGCGCGTCGACATCGGATGGGGCCCGTTCGTGCTGAAGCAGACGGGTGACCGGCGGTTCGTCGTGGTGACGCCACACTATGCGGGGACGGCCGATCGCGGGTCGACCGACGACCTCACCCTCGGGCTGTGGGCGCTGGCGGCGCAGGTGCAGCTCGCGGAACTGGTGGGCGTCGACGGGGTGCCGCCGACCTTCGCGGACCGGGTCATCATCGCGAAACGCGCCCTGAGCGCGCCGGGCTGGGCGATGACCCGGGAGCCTCCGTCCGCCGGCGACAGCGGATGGTTCGTCGACGTGTTCCCATCGCTCGACGACGCCTCGGGCCTCGGCGTCGGGGACCTGGTGGCGGTGCCGGCGTCGGAGTTGCTGCACATCCGGAAGCAGGCGGTCCGCGTGCTGTCGTTGCCGCCGGGTGTGGTCGCCGTCGTAGGGGAGGACTCCGTGGACGCCGTGATCCGCGAATCGGATGGCACCGTGCTCTTCCGAGGTGATCGATGACAACGCCAACGACGGCACTCGTCGAGCGGTCCGTCGACGTCGGCGGCGTCGAAGTCGTCGCCGCGGCCGAAGCGCGTTGGGCCGATCGCTTGGACGACGTGCTGGCTTCGTTCGCGGGGCTCGATTCCGTGGTCGAGGGTGACCGCATCCAGCGGGGATGGGGCTGGTTCGAGATGGCGCCGCATGAACTCGCCTGACCGATCTGTTGCGGCCGTCGAGACGCGGCTGATCGAATTCGCCGAGTGGCATGGGGACATGACCTTCCCGCTCGAGGAGGGCGAAGTGCTTTCCCTCGGGAACATGGAGACTCTGTACCTCGTGACCAAGGGCGTAGACGAACGGTTTCATGTCGGGTCGGAGGATCGCGGGCGGCTCCGAGAGATGATTCGCGCCGACCAGTACCTCGATGCACTCACGTTTCTGGCATTCGAGATGGCCGCGACGGTGCGGTCGGAGCGGGGCCTTCCCCTGCTCCGCGTGCTGTCGCAGCCCGAAGACGGTGCCGATGGCTTTGCAGTGGATGTCGCCCCAGGCGAGGTCCAGGTCGCCTGGGGCACGCCGGAGGACCGGCACCTCGTTGTCTTCAACCGGGCGACAGCCGATGAGGCACTGATGTTCACCCACTACGCGGACGCGTCGCCGGACGAGATCATCGACTCGTTGTTGCACCCGGCGGGCCGGCCGTTGTTCGCTGGAATGATGGCCGGCCAGCGTGGCTGAGGCGCATCGTCTGCATGGCGAGATCCAGGTGCTCAGAGACCAGAACCTGAGGTTGGAGGCCTGGGCGGTGTGCGGCGTACGCTCGATGGCATGGACCCACGCCGTACGGCCTGGATCGTCGCCGCCTTCGCC
The DNA window shown above is from Agromyces cerinus and carries:
- a CDS encoding Imm61 family immunity protein, with translation MNSPDRSVAAVETRLIEFAEWHGDMTFPLEEGEVLSLGNMETLYLVTKGVDERFHVGSEDRGRLREMIRADQYLDALTFLAFEMAATVRSERGLPLLRVLSQPEDGADGFAVDVAPGEVQVAWGTPEDRHLVVFNRATADEALMFTHYADASPDEIIDSLLHPAGRPLFAGMMAGQRG
- a CDS encoding T6SS immunity protein Tdi1 domain-containing protein, whose amino-acid sequence is MTTFNTFTQVAPIGEETISRFAGQVPAEVVDLWRRQGAGFVGADGFFRVVDPDRAAQMLGSVFAMPDGSTVLFTTALGDVVFHAGGAYFVVKFRFGAIDVAQGLSFDGLVALIEDERHRDVVWQWQPYPAARDRDGVPAFEQCFGFVPLLALGGPNDAANLQLGGLYEHLALITQLAGQPRVRGGLPIPANGGPDADADAATDRDRLVEVARGLFAKLTEAPNLNFIDLPDGLGICAVHAVRGGGKIYVAPDESVLFVASSMDYDAGLAAFRSGERTPHVMFERRDGGATS
- a CDS encoding immunity protein Imm33 domain-containing protein, yielding MGENESLVSTVVQVEDATLTLSAPPELQSAVDGVIAAFRECGSEPADGVRVDIGWGPFVLKQTGDRRFVVVTPHYAGTADRGSTDDLTLGLWALAAQVQLAELVGVDGVPPTFADRVIIAKRALSAPGWAMTREPPSAGDSGWFVDVFPSLDDASGLGVGDLVAVPASELLHIRKQAVRVLSLPPGVVAVVGEDSVDAVIRESDGTVLFRGDR
- a CDS encoding polymorphic toxin type 15 domain-containing protein is translated as MSDNVKLDPARLVQDGQELYGIAQSLDTAISVLSHSLGGSAGMAGDDNAAEEFCQGSEGYDALAGPTIDGVRSFSNSLRLVDAALNNTARAYDAAQKPGAGLDPKSASPQPETAHFDEAKANPPSALGAGWPGALGEFQELIEWGLQQVGVVIPTGDEDKLQSASEAWGDFAQSIRTARSQVSSSLTSVGAMTFPQSAKVLSCRNSISSGLQSMETNANGMRDWISDFRTQLRNMREELGWFLKQMAIEIAAELAIGGLLTVVTAGIGAIATAAKVGTTVVRWCIKIAKLIDRLKDFLRGIRGVKGALVRGGLRAAKEGLQAGLASAIATTSVNAARADEKDYQAQDVGTAFISAFAGGAVASPASRLLGGSGGPGIKAGTRQIAGETGAGAIDGLASAAVESGMTGGEFNPISAMVLGSLMGGGFTAVGRGISAVRGGDSGSPAGPGAGTPGANTSADGTPTPGSGTPSSNSNGTGGTSVDTDSSGIPTPGSGDGGSNGAGDGSPIDLGDGGPTPGGSADGGSPDAGTPSAPDAPSTPDAGTPSSPDAPSTPDAGTPDAGTPDAPSTPDAGTPDAPSTPDAGTPDAPSTPDAGTPDAPSTPDAGTPDAPSTPDAGTPDAPSTPDAGTPDAPSTPDAGTPDAPSTPDAGTPDAPSTPDAGTPDAPSTPDAGTPDAPSTPDAGAPSSPDAPSTPDAGTPDAPSTPDAPSTPDAGTPDVATPDAGSADGATPEAHSDGAPQGAGTPAATTSTSNADAPDAPESAASDADGTDVDGTNLDPAADADGESSSDGVDLGDLSPEAATAMAGTGAAAAAAVLMRPTLPGSQAAGSSTSSGSTTQSAASDGSAPNGSTPDGASPDGSPTGDGSTPDGTTPDGGAGSGADGGTPDADATPQQSTRTEAEIRQALAEINPNFDPHNPANGYATNCGNTSAILNDFLNGDSTSEAPTGTLDVPEMEARTGLPQTPMTPQQIADSLTAMGAGSHCVVGIDRSTGDGHWFNAYYDGTQVWSLDAQTGDMSPWPPNEPNATNWDASITPENVAPEAPAAPTTTSPTTAPAGSDGSTPDGDGSARSVYQGQATVEPDHASDGSQGAGTTFNGYKIPELTPEIRQQLADFAATTGSSIVRNPDGSYSLREPITVNSFEMTNANHDWAEFQRQVGLQQQGLNNLTIAEWRHNVNFYDSNKRVAPNEQKAEGKLLKANGVTMTSQAVLHGPDQVAGGRPDRFDANGSLGINSSMGRQWQDRIVELTDGVRDAAASVPKELRPHVRLTVQLGATDSVSGSPAATQATLNAARPVTAPGTGTATPATPASAPATSASATPASPTTRAGAGTGVTPTPGDGTADASAPDAATPASPAADTPAHPGDSSAESESSTTDPADAGVSPSQESSESADAEPATEPAEVPASDDAAGADAAQSDAAALDAAEPDAVDLEAPETAEVAEPEAAEPEAAEPEAAEPDAAEVAEPEAAEPEAAEPDAAEVAEPEAAEPEAAEPEAAEPEAAEAAEAAEPQASDAEPASGDAAADATSSADDASTPDQPSVPETMFHPLLDAHFDRLDAPDAPELSVRLVNEMGLWADPGRFGNNCHYVVNALELRARGYDVIASPTVRSVVLNPQTGAYDNAFEFRYPAAITADWVQVDGTRRDFDNLSDFEGDTAAQALDALTSSWPEGGRGFIAGYWRDGGGHIFSVTRDADGVRLSDGQVNDADVSEYLGDMFFDERSSAPWKDITVIRVDDLVPTPEVLTTSTPRRQEEYQLLVDWGNNPAMPDRPQVMIDRERAANTRWQARNDELIAERVMIRDDPDADMADRQRAADEIWTLQDQNQRLAEGANRFELEVNPPAPAPPQTHPEPPATGSGEN
- a CDS encoding DUF2185 domain-containing protein; this translates as MTVATSYPEFIPGAGASLATKNVLSGAGRVRWMVRKPSRQPADNGWRIMSDVDSSEYLSDSGNWVITDFNELCAIEPALLGIYDFPVGSDFQLVDDGSGIQIFDTASGREIPRSAFYVPPAPEPAEWRPEVVDPEALSSDQRELAATAAALFEQLARDAGQADSGRLNVVLLPDDLGVAVVRAVRGGGVIFVARDSSVLYVTSAIDLQVGLDLFRDGQRTPLSSFE